The stretch of DNA TGTTTTTTCCCGTGATAGCCTTTTCCCCCAAATGCCAGCCATGGTCACCCCATAGCACCACGATGGTATTGTCCGCCTGGCCACTTTCTTCCAGGGCGTCCATGAGTCTGCCCACCTGGGCATCCACAAAACTGGTGCAGGCCAGGTAGCTGCGCACCAGATTCCGCCACTGGTTGTTTTCCTTCACCCACTTCAGGCGCGGCTCCGGCAGATTCCAATGCATGTACCAGGAAAAACGCGGCGTGTCGTCGCGGTCGCCTTCCTTGATTTTAGGCAGCACGCTGTCGTCATCTGGATACAGGTCGAACCACTTCTGGGTCGCGTAGCACGGCACATGAGGCAGGAAAAATCCGGCCGCCAGAAAGAACGGCTGGTCCTTCGGCGCGTTTTTGATCTGCTCCACCGTCCATGAGGCCACCTGATAGTCTCCTTTGCCAGTGTCATCATTGTCCAGCGGCCAGACGCCCCAGTCCATCAGCGGATGATCCCCCATGGGCGTGGGCGGGATGAGCTTCTTCGGCGGCTTGGTGCCAACGCCGCCATAAGGGGCAGTGACATGGAACTCAGGCACGGTTTTCCCAGCGCCTTCCGCCTGGGCTTTGGCCTTTGCCTTCGGCCCCTTCCCTCCCTTGCCGACATTGCCCGTCCCACCATGGTAAATTTTGCCAGTCGCCCCGGTGCGGTAGCCATGATTGGCAAAGTGTTGCGGCAGCGCCACACGATCCTTCCACTCCGGCAAGGTGCGAAACCAAGGTGCGAGACCATAGACCCCGGTCGTGGTGGGGCGCAGGCCTAACATCAAGCTCGTTCTGGACGGATTGCACAGGGGGGCATTGCAATGGGCATTCAGGAAAACCGTGCCTTTTGCGGCCAACCGGTCGATGTTCGGTGTCTTGGCCATGGGGTGGCCGCCTAGAGTGCCGATCCAGTCGTTCTGGTCATCAATGGCGATGAACAGGATGTTCGGTTTTTTAGCCTCGGCAGAAAAGCCCGCTGAGGCCAGGGCCACACCGGCAATGAAAATAGAAAATAGCTTCATGATTCTGTTCTTTAAATCGGTCGTTTCACTTCACTTCCACTCGTTCACCTCACTCCATTCGGTGATGACCTTGCGTTCCTTCACCGGCCACCAGCTGGCAATCTTCCCAGCCAGGTGCTTCACCACTTCCGGATTATCCTTGGCTAGGTTGTTATTCTCATCGGGGTCGGCCATCAGGTCATAGAGCTGCGGGCGTTTTTCTGTCCTTGGATGCGTGCTGGCATAACGTCCCAGCTTCCCGTCATAGGTCAGCAGCAGCTTCCATTTGTCCTCGATCACCCAGCGGAAAATCAGACTGGCTTCGGGCTTGTCCACATCCGCCACATCGTGGGCAAAGGTCTCGCCAAAGAGCGTATTCCGCTCCAGCTTCTTGCCATCACGGATCATCGGCATCAGGTCCATGCCTGGCAGTTTTTCAGGGATGCGTGCTCCGGCTGCGCTGAGCACGGTGGGCACCAGGTCAATGCTGCTCACCAGTTCGTCCCGTTTGCCCGGCTTGATCACGCCCGGCCAGCTCAGCATGATCGGCTGACGGGTGCCGCCTTCATTTGGCGACTGCTTGGAGCGCGGGGCATAGCCTTTGCCATCCGGCTGCTGGATCCAGCCATTGTCACAGATGTAATACACCAGGGTGTTTTCCGTCAGGCCCTTCTTGTCCAGGTAGTCCAGCAGTTCCCCGCAGGTTTCGTCGAACCACTCGCACATGGCATAATACTTCGCCACGTTCAGGGAGTCCACCTTGTCCCGATACTTGGCCAGCAGGCGCTCCGGCGGTGTATGCGGCGTATGCGGCATAAACGGAGAATACCAAAGATAAAATGGCTTTTTTTCCGCCTGGGCATGGTCCACAAAATCCAGAACCGGTTGCAAGCCTTCGCGGCCAATCTTCAGGCCATCATCACCATGGCGGCCACCCTTGTTGGGAAAACCCCGCGTCATGCCATGGGTGAAGCCGCCACGCTGATACGGTCCCTCCCACCATTTGCCGGACTGATGACTCAAATAACCTTTTTCACCCAGTAGTTTCGGCAACGTTGGCTGCGCGTCCATGTGGCTGATCAGGCGCTCACGCAGGGCATCATACGCGGGTGTATCCGGTTTGGCCAGATCATGAGACGGATCATTTCCTGTGATCTTATGCTGATGAGTATAAAGTCCCGTAGCCAGGGTGGCCAGTGATGGCCTGCATAGAGCCGTGGGCACATAACCGCGAGTGAAGACCGCGCTCCGCGCCGCCAGCTTGTCCAGGTTCGGCGTCTTGATCACCTCATGCCCCATGAAGCTGTAATCCTTATAGGACTGGTCATCGGAGAGAATGAAAACTATGTTAGGCGGCGCATCGGCGGCTTTGGCAAACCCGGCCATCATGGCCAGTGCGGTGATGTAAGTGAGGAGGTGCTTCATGGTTGGAAAAAGGTAAAACGGTTCAGGGCTGGCTTGCAAAGGTCCAGACTTTGACGGGCTTCCCGTCATTCTTGGTGATCACACTCAGCGACTCGATCTCCAAAGGAACCTTGGCCGCCGGCAAAAAGAGGCGGAAGCCAGCCAGTGAAGTCTTGATGGGCAGCTCAAGCGTGATGTCCTGCCATTCGCCGCCGCCCGTCATGGCATACTCGAGGATGTTGACGTCATTCACGAATGTCTCCTGGTCCCCAGTGCGCCAGTGGATACTCCCAGCGCCACCCTTAGCACTGCGTGCCCGCATCTTGAGCGTGACCGCTCCATTTGCCTTCACGGATGCATTGCCCAGAAACGGCCGGGGCACTTCGGCGTCAATGCGCAGCGCCCCTTTCACCAGCGTGGCCTTGCATCCTTTCGGCACCAGGCCTCGCATCGGGTCCACCCCGGCTTTCGTCACATTCGCCGGAGCTTTGTAAGCCGGGTTTGGCTTCGGCACCAACGCGCCTGTGTCTTTGAGGAACCCGTCAATTAGCACATCCAGCTCCTTCACCTTGTCAGGCATTTGTTCAGCCAGGTTGTTCTGCTCACCGATGTCATCTTTTAAATTATACAGCTCACGTGGCACCCCTTCGTCAAACCAGCGGATGAGTTTGAAGTCACCTTCGCAGACAGTCGCCCCGCCTTCAAAAGGCCGGTAAGGGAAGAAGTTAAAAAAGGCGGTCCGTTCAAGCCCTTCCTTCCCCATCAGCACAGGTACCAGGCTCACCCCGTCGATTACCTGCTTCTCTGGTTTGGCCACTCCCGTCAGTTCCAGCACCGTCGGATAAAGATCAATGTGCCCCACGATGCTTTCCTCGTTCACACTGCCAGGCTTGATGCGGTCTCCCCACGACCAGATCATCGGCACACGCGTCCCGCCTTCATACAGTTTAGACTTTCCTTCTCGCAGCGGCGTGTTGTCGGTCGGGGCCCGGTCCCCGGCCCATTTGCGCCAGTCAGTCAGAGCCTCGTTTTTAAACTTCTCCGCTTGTGCAGTCTTCGCCGTATTGGGGATGTTGCTGTGGACATTGCCCCCATTGTCCGAGTAAAAGATAATGATCGTATTTTCAGTTAGGCCACGCTTGTCCAGCTCGTCCAAAATCGTACCGAAGCACTCATCCACACTGCGTAGCATGGAGGCCATGATCGGATTTCCCTGAACGCCGCGCGGATCTTTCTTCTTCGCAAATTCCGCCGTATATTCCGGCTTGTGTCCCCAGGGACCATGCACCCCATAGCACCACAGGTTCAGAAAAAATGGCTTCCCCTCGCTCCCGGCGATGAACTTCACCGCCTCCTGCGCCTGCCTGTCCACGATGTATTCACCCTCCGGTCCGTCCGTAATGGTGCCCACTTTGTTCTTGTTGTTCGGTATCCCTTCCTTCGTCACCCCATACGGTGAAAAATAATTTCCTGGCGGCCCAGGATCAGGCGCGCAATGAAAGGCCACATCGAAGCCCTGTTTTTCAGGCCTGTGCATCTCCGTCAGGCCCAGGTGCCATTTGCCAATGTGAGCCGTGCGATAGCCTGCTTCCTTCAAAGCCTCCGCCAGGGTAATCTCCGAAAGGTCCAGGTAGTTCTTGCTCTCCGGGCTGATCATCGGCCGGTTTGGTGGTGCGCTCTCCGGCATAAAGTTATGCCCTTCTGGCTGCGGCGGCAGGTGTCCGCTGGCCGTTAAGACACCGTGCCGGGTCGGGTGTTTGCCGCTCAAAATACTCGCCCGTGAGGGAGAGCATAGCGGGTTGGCATAGGCCCGCGTGAACCTCATCCCTCGTTTGGCAAAACGGTCTATGTTAGGCGTCTCATAATATTGCGAGCCATAGACTCCGCTGTCCATCCAGCCCATGTCATCCACCAGAAAGAGGACCACGTTCGGTTTTTCAGCGGCTGTAACCAGCCCTGTCAAAAGAAAGATACCCAGTAGTATTTGTTTCATAAAAATATCACGCAAAAATGTCCGTCACAGCCTTGCCCTTGCCGTCTTCAGTGACGTAAAAGGGCCGGCCTTCAATGAGATACTCTGTCTTCGGACTGATGCCCATGGCCGTCATGATCGTGGCATGCAGGTCCATCACGCTCACCGGGTTCTTCGTCGCCACCAGCGGACGTTCATCCGCCGTTTCACCATAGACCGTTCCTTTCTTCACCCCGCCGCCAAACATCATCACACTGGTTCCTGCCGTGAAGTGGCGGTGCAGCCCGTAGTGCTTCATCTCCTCCAGTTTCTCCACTTTAAACGTGGCCTGGTCATTCGCATTCGAGCCCGGTTTGCCCTCCATGATCGCATCCCGGCTAAACTCGCTGGCGATGATGATCAGCGTCCGGTCCAGCAACCCGCGCTCCTCCAGATCCTTCACCAGGGTGGCGATGGGCAGGTCCATTTCCTTGTGCAGCCCGTCCACTGTCGTATGCCCGTCCTTGTGCGTATCCCATTGGAAAAACGGCACGTATTCCGTGGTCACTTCCACAAAACGCACCCCCGCCTCCACCAGCCTCCGTGCCAGCAGGCAGCCCCGGCCAAACCGGCCCGTGTCATACTTTGCATAGCTCTCCTTCGGCTCCAACGTGATGTCGAACGCCTCACGCTCCTTGGAGCTAAGCAGACGGTACGCATTGTCCATGCTGCGGATCAGCGACTGCTGCTGATGATCGCTCATGTAATCACGCTGCGGGCTTTGATCCACCAGCTTGCGGAACAGCTTGTCCCGGCTCGCAAAACGGTTCGCATCCATTCCCTTTGGCGGCCTCACCGATGTCGCCGCTTCCTCAGGATACGGCAAGTTCATCGGCCCATACTCACTGCCAAAAAAGCCTGCTGTAGTAAAAGCCTTCAGCTCCTCGCTTTCGCCCACCCCTTCCAGCCTCTGGCCAATGTTCACAAACGCCGGCATCACCGCATTGCGCGGCCCCAGCACCTTTGCCATCCAGGACCCAATGTGCGGACAGGCCACCGTCTGCGGCGGTACATACCCCGTATGCCAGTGATATTGATGCCGGCTGTGCAGGATGCTTCCCAGATCCGGCTGGATCGCACTGCGAATCAGCGTCCCCCGGTCCATCACCTGGGCGATGTTTTCCAGCCCCTCGCAGATTTTCACACCATCCACCGCCGTATCAATGGCCGGGAACGTGCTCAGCATTTTGGATACCTCCAGCCCCTTTTCAAACGGCACATACCGCTTCGGATCAAACGTCTCCGGTGCCGCCATCCCGCCCGCCATCCACAGCAGGATGCAGGCATCCGCCTTCGCCTCAGGATGCTGCAAAGCCGCCCCCCGGACCAGTCGCGGCTGTCCCGTCATCCACGCCGCCGTGCCTGCCGCTGCCAGCTGGCGGATGAAGTCGCGCCTAACAATATGTTTAGGAGCTTGCGGATCGAATTCGGTATTCATCATCTGAATCGGTTAAAAGTTATCTCACAAACATAAACTCCGGCTGCATCACCACCGCCCACAGCAGATCCTGGATGGACGCTTCATCCGCTTTAGCGCCCACCACCTCCAGCGCCGCTTCCAGTTCTGCCGCCGCCGGGTCCCGTGCCAGCGCCTGCTGATAAACCCATTTCACCAGCTCCGCCGGAGACTTCCATTCACGCTCCGCAAGATTCCCCGCCCCCTTGGCCAGCGCATTCGTCAGCGCCTCCCCATTGGAAAGATCCAGCGCCTCCAGCGTCGAAATCTCATTCGGTCTCATCGAGACAATCTGGTCCCGGTTAGGCCGCCCCAGTGAGCGCATTAAAAAGTCGCTCTTCAGCAGGCTCGCGCGCACCACCAGATGCCCGCTCTTCCCGCCCTGCGCCAGCAAGCCCGGCCCCTGCGCATTCAGCGCCTGCCGCCAGGATCCGTTCGCTTTCACCACCGTCGCCGGCTTCCAGCCCTTGGCTGCCACCGCCCCCAGCCGCCCTTCCCTGCCCTCCGGCACCTTCGGATTCCATTGCCAGGTGTCATCCGTCGTCACCGTCATCTCGCTCCCGTCCGCCAGCTTCAGGCGTGCCTCAAAATACAGTCCGGCCATATTCGGCTTGGCTCCCGCATTGCTGGCCAACACCACGATGTTGTTCTGCCCAACCACAAGTTTGTCATGAACGGGCACCGCCACGATCTGCTCCCAGTTCTCGCTGCCCGTCACTTTGCGCCCATTGAGATACAACGTAAAACCATTGTCACAGGTCATGATCGCAGATCCCTCCGCCACCGCCTGATCCAGTTTCAGCACCTTTCGCAGAAGGATCTTTTCTCCCGCTGGCGGCACACTCCCTGGCAGGGCAGAGTCCCCCCAGATCCACTTGCCTTTAAGCTGGATCTTCTTCGCCAGCTCCGGATCCGGCTTCCCGCGAAAAACCGACGCATCCATCTTGTCCGGCGCCGCCCCCGTCAGCCGCCACACCCCGTCCATGAACTGCTCCGCCGTCAGCCTTTTGGCCCGCACACCTTTAAAGACAAAGCCCCCGTCATCCTCTCCCGTCACCACTTCACCGTGCG from Prosthecobacter sp. SYSU 5D2 encodes:
- a CDS encoding sulfatase, whose product is MKHLLTYITALAMMAGFAKAADAPPNIVFILSDDQSYKDYSFMGHEVIKTPNLDKLAARSAVFTRGYVPTALCRPSLATLATGLYTHQHKITGNDPSHDLAKPDTPAYDALRERLISHMDAQPTLPKLLGEKGYLSHQSGKWWEGPYQRGGFTHGMTRGFPNKGGRHGDDGLKIGREGLQPVLDFVDHAQAEKKPFYLWYSPFMPHTPHTPPERLLAKYRDKVDSLNVAKYYAMCEWFDETCGELLDYLDKKGLTENTLVYYICDNGWIQQPDGKGYAPRSKQSPNEGGTRQPIMLSWPGVIKPGKRDELVSSIDLVPTVLSAAGARIPEKLPGMDLMPMIRDGKKLERNTLFGETFAHDVADVDKPEASLIFRWVIEDKWKLLLTYDGKLGRYASTHPRTEKRPQLYDLMADPDENNNLAKDNPEVVKHLAGKIASWWPVKERKVITEWSEVNEWK
- a CDS encoding sulfatase, with translation MKLFSIFIAGVALASAGFSAEAKKPNILFIAIDDQNDWIGTLGGHPMAKTPNIDRLAAKGTVFLNAHCNAPLCNPSRTSLMLGLRPTTTGVYGLAPWFRTLPEWKDRVALPQHFANHGYRTGATGKIYHGGTGNVGKGGKGPKAKAKAQAEGAGKTVPEFHVTAPYGGVGTKPPKKLIPPTPMGDHPLMDWGVWPLDNDDTGKGDYQVASWTVEQIKNAPKDQPFFLAAGFFLPHVPCYATQKWFDLYPDDDSVLPKIKEGDRDDTPRFSWYMHWNLPEPRLKWVKENNQWRNLVRSYLACTSFVDAQVGRLMDALEESGQADNTIVVLWGDHGWHLGEKAITGKNTLWDRGTKVPLIFAGPGVTKGGRSTQPAELLDMYPTLIELAGVPARDDIEGLSLVPQLKDAAAKRERPAITSHNQGNHGIRSEKWRYIHYADGSEELYDMVKDPEEWDNLAGKPEYAEVIAEHKKWLPKIDVPPAPNSASRVLTYDKATDEAVWEGTTVKRTDPIIE
- a CDS encoding DUF1501 domain-containing protein gives rise to the protein MNTEFDPQAPKHIVRRDFIRQLAAAGTAAWMTGQPRLVRGAALQHPEAKADACILLWMAGGMAAPETFDPKRYVPFEKGLEVSKMLSTFPAIDTAVDGVKICEGLENIAQVMDRGTLIRSAIQPDLGSILHSRHQYHWHTGYVPPQTVACPHIGSWMAKVLGPRNAVMPAFVNIGQRLEGVGESEELKAFTTAGFFGSEYGPMNLPYPEEAATSVRPPKGMDANRFASRDKLFRKLVDQSPQRDYMSDHQQQSLIRSMDNAYRLLSSKEREAFDITLEPKESYAKYDTGRFGRGCLLARRLVEAGVRFVEVTTEYVPFFQWDTHKDGHTTVDGLHKEMDLPIATLVKDLEERGLLDRTLIIIASEFSRDAIMEGKPGSNANDQATFKVEKLEEMKHYGLHRHFTAGTSVMMFGGGVKKGTVYGETADERPLVATKNPVSVMDLHATIMTAMGISPKTEYLIEGRPFYVTEDGKGKAVTDIFA
- a CDS encoding sulfatase, translated to MKQILLGIFLLTGLVTAAEKPNVVLFLVDDMGWMDSGVYGSQYYETPNIDRFAKRGMRFTRAYANPLCSPSRASILSGKHPTRHGVLTASGHLPPQPEGHNFMPESAPPNRPMISPESKNYLDLSEITLAEALKEAGYRTAHIGKWHLGLTEMHRPEKQGFDVAFHCAPDPGPPGNYFSPYGVTKEGIPNNKNKVGTITDGPEGEYIVDRQAQEAVKFIAGSEGKPFFLNLWCYGVHGPWGHKPEYTAEFAKKKDPRGVQGNPIMASMLRSVDECFGTILDELDKRGLTENTIIIFYSDNGGNVHSNIPNTAKTAQAEKFKNEALTDWRKWAGDRAPTDNTPLREGKSKLYEGGTRVPMIWSWGDRIKPGSVNEESIVGHIDLYPTVLELTGVAKPEKQVIDGVSLVPVLMGKEGLERTAFFNFFPYRPFEGGATVCEGDFKLIRWFDEGVPRELYNLKDDIGEQNNLAEQMPDKVKELDVLIDGFLKDTGALVPKPNPAYKAPANVTKAGVDPMRGLVPKGCKATLVKGALRIDAEVPRPFLGNASVKANGAVTLKMRARSAKGGAGSIHWRTGDQETFVNDVNILEYAMTGGGEWQDITLELPIKTSLAGFRLFLPAAKVPLEIESLSVITKNDGKPVKVWTFASQP